Part of the Streptomyces sp. NBC_01264 genome, GCGGCGAGCGCGGTGTAGGTGCCGAAGAGCTGCGGGATCAGCAGCCCGACGAGCAGGCCGAGCCCGGTGGACAGGAGCACCTTGCGGGAGCTGTGCCGGCGCGGGGAGATGTAGCGGGTGTAGTCGCCGAGCAGCGTGATGAAGGCGACGGGCCCGCTGAGCCCGGCCGCGACGGCGGCGAGCAGCCAGGTCGGCCAGAAGGAGCCGAGCAGGTACGCGGTGTCGGGCGGGGCCGCGGCGGTGAAGTCGGGCGCGTAGGCGAACACGCCGGCGGCCAGCAGCAGCACCATGCCGATGGAGAGCACCTTGCTCATGCGCAGCAGCAGCCGATAGCCGAAGACGGCTCCGACGACGGTGCACGCGGCGAGCACGCCGTACATCGCGGCCCGGGAGACGCCGGTGTCCGGCAGCCCGGTGAGCCGGGACAGGGCGCCGACCATCACGTCGCCGCCTATCCACAGGGTCAGCGCGGTGTAGCCGAGGGAGAGCAGCAGGCCCACCACCGAGCCGACGAGCCGGCCGCGGACGCCGAACTGGGCGCCGCTGGACGTGGAGAGGTTGGTCCCCGTGCGCAGGGAGACGAGCGCCAGCGGCGCGGTGAAGGCGATGCCGACGAGGGTGCCGGTCACGATGGCGGTGACCGACGGCCACAGACCCAGCCCGAAGGACGGGGGCAGCCAGCCGAAGACGATCACACCGAGGCAGAGGTTGGAGCCGAGGAGGATCGAGATCAGGTCACGGGGACCGCTCGTCCGTTCCTCCTCCGGGATGGTGTCGACTCCGCGCTGTTCGATGGGCATGGGGGGACTCCCTTGGCAGGGCGGGGGGTGGCAATGCAATGTTTGAGCGACACTCAATGTGACCTAAGCCTTGGTCTCAGGTCAATGCTTCATTGCAGGGAAATGAAGAGTTAGAGTGATGCTCTAACCCATCGACTCAAAGGGTGGTGGATCGGCGTGCGGCTGACCCCTACGGAGCGCGACCGGCTGCTCCTCCGCAGCGCTGCGGAACTGGCCAGATCCCGACGGGCCCGCGGATTGCAGCTCAACGTCCCGGAGGCCACCGCGCTCATCGCGGACACGGTCTGCGAGGCCGCGCGCGACGGCAAGCGGCTGGCGGAGGCCATCGAGGAGGCCCGCTCCGTGCTGGGCCCGGACGATGTCCTGCCCGGCGTCAGCGACGTAGTCACCGAGGTGCACGTGGAGGCCGTCTTCGACGACGGATCCCGTCTCGCGGTGGTCTCGGCCCCGATCCGGGGCGCCGTCGGCCTGGGCGAGGACGCCCCGGGCGCGGTCGTACCCGGCCCCGGCGCCCCCCAGCCGGAGCCCGTGGTCCACCTGCGCGTACGCAACACCGCGCCGGTGCCGGTCAGCGTCACCTCCCACTTCCACTTCTTCGAGGCCAACCCGCGCCTCGACTTCGACCGCGCGGCGGCGTACGGCATGCGGCTGTGCGTGCCCGCGGGCTCGTCGGTCCGCTTCGACCCGCACGGCGAGGGTGAGGTCGGCCTCGTCCCCATCGGCGGGGACCGCGTCGCGATCGGCTTCGCGGGGCTGGTCGACGGACCGCTGGACGCCCCGGGCGCCAAGGCCGAAGCCCTGCGCCGCGCAGCCGCCTGCGGCTACCTCGGCGCGGCCGGCGCGGTCGCCGCGAGCCCGCCGGACGCCGCCCGGGCCCCGGGCTCCGGGCCCGCCCCGCGTGGCGGAGCCGCCGCTCCCGACGCCGGCGACCGCCCGGAAGGGACGGCGACATGAGCCGGCAGACGCCCCACACGGACCACAGCGCGCACTGCGCGCCCGGCAGCCGGCACATCGACCCGCACGAGTACGCCTCCGTCTTCGGCCCCCGGGCCGGCGACCGGGTCCGGCTCGGCGACTCGGGGCTGACCGTCCGGGTGGAGTCCGATTCGCAGAAGCCCGGGGACGAGTTCCTGGCCGGGTTCGGCAAGACGGCACGCGACGGACTGCACCTGAAGGCCGCCGCCGTCCGCGACACCTGCGACGTGGTGATCAGCAACGTGCTGGTCATCGACGCCGTCCTCGGCATCCGCAAGGTCTCCATCGGCATCCGCGAGGGCCGGATCCACGCGATCGGCCGGGCCGGCAACCCCGACACCCTCGACGGGGTGGACGTGGTGGTCGGCACGGGGACGAGCATCGTCTCCGGCGAGGGCATGATCGCCACCGCCGGCGCCGTCGACACCCACGTGCACCTGCTCTCCCCGCGGATCATGGAGGCCTCGCTCGCCGCGGGCGTCACCACGATCATCGGGCAGGAGTTCGGCCCCGTCTGGGGCGTCGGGGTCAACTCGCCGTGGGCGCTGAAGCACGCCTTCAACGCCTTCGACGCCTGGCCCGTCAACATCGGCTTCCTGGCCCGCGGTTCCTCCTCGGACCCGGCCCCGCTGATCGAGGCCCTGGCCGAGGGCGGCGCGAGCGGCTTCAAGGTCCACGAGGACATGGGCGCGCACACCCGCGCCCTGGACACCGCCCTGCGGGTCGCGGAGGAGTACGACGTCCAGGTCGCCCTGCACAGCGACGGCCTCAACGAGTGCCTCTCCGTCGAGGACACCCTGCGGGTGCTGGACGGCCGGACCATCCACGCCTTCCACATCGAGGGCTGCGGCGGCGGACACGTCCCCAACGTCCTGAAGATGGCGGGCGTACCGAACGTCATCGGCTCCTCCACCAACCCGACCCTGCCCTTCGGCCGGGACGCGGTCGCCGAGCACTACGGCATGATCGTCTCCGTCCACGACCTCAAGCCGGACCTCCCCGGCGACGCCGCCATGGCCCGCGACCGGATCCGCGCGGGCACGATGGGGGCCGAGGACGTCCTGCACGACCTCGGTGCGATCGGCATCACCTCCTCCGACGCCCAGGGCATGGGCCGCGCCGGCGAGACCATCCGCCGCACCTTCGCCATGGCCGCCAAGATGAAGGGCGAACTGGGACCGCTGGCCGGCGACGGCGAGGGCGACGACAACGCCCGCGTGCTGCGCTACATGGCCAAGCTGACCATCAACCCCGCCATCGCCCACGGCCTGGCCCACGAGATCGGCTCCATCGAGGTCGGCAAGCTCGCCGACATCGTGCTGTGGCGCCCCCAGTTCTTCGGCGCCAAGCCCCAGCTGGTCCTCAAGTCCGGCTTCCCGGCCTACGGGGTCACCGGCGACCCCAACGCCGCCACCGACACCTGCGAACCGCTGGTCCTCGGACCGCAGTTCGGTTCGTACGGGGCCACCGCGGCCGATATCTCCGTCGCCTTCGTCTCGGCCGCCGCGGCGGCCCTGGGCAACGACGAGATGCCGACCCGCAGGCGCCGGGTCGCGGTGCGCGGCACCCGCGGCATCGGCCCGGGCGACCTCCCGCTGAACTCCCGGGTGGGCGCGGTCGATGTGGACGCGCGCAGCGGCCTGGTCTCCCTGGACGGGGAACTGCTGCGCTCCGAAGCGGCCGACTCGGTCTCCCTCAACCGCCTGTACTTCCTGTAAGCCCTAAGGACCCCTGCCATGAGCAACGCTGACAAGCCCGTCGACAACGGATTCCGGATGCCCGCCGAGTGGATGCCCCACGAGCGCACCTGGATGGCCTGGCCCAGCCCCAATCCCACCTTCACCAACGAGCAGGAGCTCGCCGAGGCCCGCGCGGCCTGGGGCGCCGTCGCCCGCGCGGTGCGCACGTACGAGCCCGTGACCCTGGTGGTCTCGCCCGGTGACGCCGAGAGCGCCCGCGCCGTGGTCGGCGATGACATCGAGCTGGTCGAGCGCGAGCTCGACGACGCCTGGATGCGCGACATCGGCCCGACCTTCGTCACCGACGGGGCGGGCGGGCTCGCCGCCGTCGACTGGACCTTCAACGGCTGGGGCGCCCAGGACTGGGCCCGCTGGGACCACGACGCGGAGATCGCCCGGGAGATCTCCGGCATCGCCGGGACCCGTACGTACAGCACCGCGCTGGTCAACGAGGGCGGCGCCATCCACGTCGACGGCGAGGGCACCGTGCTCCTCACCGACACCGTGCAGCTCGGCAAGGGCCGCAACCCCGACTGGACCCGCGAGCAGGTCGAGGCCGAGATCCACGCCCACCTGGGCACCACCAAGGCGATCTGGCTCCCGTACGGCCTGGCCGGCGACTACGGCACCTACGGCACCCAGGGGCACGTCGACATCGTCGCCGCCTTCGCCCGCCCCGGCGTGGTCATGGTCCACAGCCAGCCCGACCCGGCCCACCCGGACCACGAGCGCGGCAAGACCATCGCCGCCATCCTGCGCGCGTCCACCGACGCCCGGGGCCGGCAGCTCGAGGTCGTGGAGATCCCGGCGCCGACCGTGCTGGAAGAGGACGGGGAGTGGGTCGACTA contains:
- a CDS encoding cytosine permease — encoded protein: MPIEQRGVDTIPEEERTSGPRDLISILLGSNLCLGVIVFGWLPPSFGLGLWPSVTAIVTGTLVGIAFTAPLALVSLRTGTNLSTSSGAQFGVRGRLVGSVVGLLLSLGYTALTLWIGGDVMVGALSRLTGLPDTGVSRAAMYGVLAACTVVGAVFGYRLLLRMSKVLSIGMVLLLAAGVFAYAPDFTAAAPPDTAYLLGSFWPTWLLAAVAAGLSGPVAFITLLGDYTRYISPRRHSSRKVLLSTGLGLLVGLLIPQLFGTYTALAARAGAEYAGPLVDAAPFWYLVPLLVAAAAGSVGNAGLMLYSMGLDLDAIVPRATRTTATVIAAAVATAFVFVGSFEWDVQAAMTSFVLLLTAIGTPWAVITLIGYVRCRGRYDAEALQVFNRRAKGGVYWFRGGWNLAATLSWAIGAGVGLLAVTTPFYEGPLLALTNGVDCSFVLSGLTGALVYTALTARTAPAPAPAEAEGEPVAA
- the ureA gene encoding urease subunit gamma, which encodes MRLTPTERDRLLLRSAAELARSRRARGLQLNVPEATALIADTVCEAARDGKRLAEAIEEARSVLGPDDVLPGVSDVVTEVHVEAVFDDGSRLAVVSAPIRGAVGLGEDAPGAVVPGPGAPQPEPVVHLRVRNTAPVPVSVTSHFHFFEANPRLDFDRAAAYGMRLCVPAGSSVRFDPHGEGEVGLVPIGGDRVAIGFAGLVDGPLDAPGAKAEALRRAAACGYLGAAGAVAASPPDAARAPGSGPAPRGGAAAPDAGDRPEGTAT
- a CDS encoding urease subunit alpha — protein: MSRQTPHTDHSAHCAPGSRHIDPHEYASVFGPRAGDRVRLGDSGLTVRVESDSQKPGDEFLAGFGKTARDGLHLKAAAVRDTCDVVISNVLVIDAVLGIRKVSIGIREGRIHAIGRAGNPDTLDGVDVVVGTGTSIVSGEGMIATAGAVDTHVHLLSPRIMEASLAAGVTTIIGQEFGPVWGVGVNSPWALKHAFNAFDAWPVNIGFLARGSSSDPAPLIEALAEGGASGFKVHEDMGAHTRALDTALRVAEEYDVQVALHSDGLNECLSVEDTLRVLDGRTIHAFHIEGCGGGHVPNVLKMAGVPNVIGSSTNPTLPFGRDAVAEHYGMIVSVHDLKPDLPGDAAMARDRIRAGTMGAEDVLHDLGAIGITSSDAQGMGRAGETIRRTFAMAAKMKGELGPLAGDGEGDDNARVLRYMAKLTINPAIAHGLAHEIGSIEVGKLADIVLWRPQFFGAKPQLVLKSGFPAYGVTGDPNAATDTCEPLVLGPQFGSYGATAADISVAFVSAAAAALGNDEMPTRRRRVAVRGTRGIGPGDLPLNSRVGAVDVDARSGLVSLDGELLRSEAADSVSLNRLYFL
- a CDS encoding agmatine deiminase family protein, whose translation is MSNADKPVDNGFRMPAEWMPHERTWMAWPSPNPTFTNEQELAEARAAWGAVARAVRTYEPVTLVVSPGDAESARAVVGDDIELVERELDDAWMRDIGPTFVTDGAGGLAAVDWTFNGWGAQDWARWDHDAEIAREISGIAGTRTYSTALVNEGGAIHVDGEGTVLLTDTVQLGKGRNPDWTREQVEAEIHAHLGTTKAIWLPYGLAGDYGTYGTQGHVDIVAAFARPGVVMVHSQPDPAHPDHERGKTIAAILRASTDARGRQLEVVEIPAPTVLEEDGEWVDYSYINHYLCNGGVVLCAFDDPRDEEAAEIFRGLFPERTVTLVDARTIFAGGGGIHCITQQQPKV